CGAGGGACTACAGGCGCATAAAAATGCGATTTCCATTCGGAAGAAAGGATAAAAATCCCTATTGAAAACACAAAAAAGGCTTTACAATGTAAAGCCTTTTTTGTGTGATTGATCGCATAAATATTGTCTCGTAATGCTAACTGGATTATCTTCCAAAGGTGTCATAATTATCTGTTGCATATTTTTCAAACCTAGTCAACAAAGCTATATTATCTTTTTCCAGTTGGCTTAAGTCTGCACTCACATCTTTTGAAATAGGTACATACCAATCTACAGGTTCAAAAAATTGGCGAATGCTGGGTTTGGTAAACGCATAGCCATGTCGTGCGAAAATGGTATTCCGAATAATCTCCAAATCTAATTTCTTGAGGTTTTTCAGATCTTTCTCTGTCAACTTTTGCTTAGACGCATTCACTGTAAAGACTGCAGGAGATGCAGACCTATAATATTGTATAATGTATGTATACGTTGAATCACCATCCACGTCAGTTTCCTCTTTTCTTTTTTCATTAATCCAGTCAACCAAGGTCCCCTCCTCTCCATCCTGATTTTTAAGCATCAGATTTGGATTATAGGCGAATTGTTTTTTCAACAATTTAAAGTTTCGCTTTTTGATCTTTACGCCCTGGTCATACGCGGACCAGTTACCAATTAGCGTGTCATGATTAAGCTTAATTTCAAAACGCCCGTCGGATTTTCTGTCTCCAGGTTCATCCAATAATAAGCGAATATCAGCACCGTTTTCTTCCAACTTCCCCACAAAAGAGCGCAGATTCCCCTTTACAACATTCTGTCCATAAACAGCTCCTTTATCGGTAATTTTCTTTATCGTCAGATTTATCTTCGGAGCATAATCCGTTGTTGGCAAGCCCTCGTCTTCTCCAAGTGTACTTTCATCAACAACAAAGTCGCCGACCCAATTACCATAAAGTTCCTGATGTGCCTCACGGTCGATAATAACACTGTCTTTCCTTTCAGCTGCTTCATTCTTTTTACTTTTCCCATCCTTACAACCAAGGACTGCTCCAAGCAATAACAGTAAACAAAGATTTTTCTTCATAATTTATGATTTTTTTGATAAATAATAAATTCTGCCAGCAATAAATTAGGTATCCATCCCAACCACGCAATAATTTGATAAACATCCATGGGGTTGGGCTGAAACAAATATACCAAGGCAACCTTCCAAAAACGTAGAGTCAGTGCCGAACAGGTTAATGCAAAACTACGTATCATAAAATCACGGTGTTTATCAAATTTTCGTTGACTGGCCAAACGAACCGCTCGCCAGGTAAAATAAAACCATCCAAGCCCCAATAATTCAAAAGCAACAATAGCTGTCAACCCGCCATTTGCAACGGATCCAATAAACAAACCTGAAGGAGCGGCAAAAACCAAAATGGCGAATACATATAAATACCCGATACTTCGATGGACCCGCGGATATTTATTCAATAGATAAGTATTAAACTGCGTAAAGCCGGCAGGTAAGGCAAAGATAGCCGTGCAAACATGGATATAAAACACGTAGCGATACCACCAAAGTGATTCTATTTCGGTCTGCTTAATCATCAAGAAATTAGCATCGAGAGAGAAGCCGCGATAGCGAAAAGTAATTTCAGCCATCAACAGGCAGCTGTAAGCAAAGATTAAAAGCCAAAATCCATGTAATATCGAAAATTGAGCCCTTTTAAACATACCTTTTTTATTTACTCCGAATCGCTTCTACCGGATCCAATCGAGAAGCCATCAAAGCTGGAACAATCCCTGATATTAACCCAATAAAAGTAGAAAGTGAAACAGTAAGCATTACCATTTTCAAACTGACCACAATAGCAACGCCAGTCGCAGCTTGTACCACAAAAGCCAAAAAATAGACGACAACGAGACCAATCCCTCCACCCAACAAACAAAGTACAATAGACTCTACTAAAAATTGTGAAAGAATAAAGAAATCTTTAGCTCCTAGCGCTTTCTGAATTCCGATGATATGTGTACGTTCTTTGACACTTACAAACATGATATTCGCAATACCAAAACCGCCGACTAAAATTGAAAAAATACCAATTGAAAAACCCGCCAAATTAATGATACCAAAAAGTTGATCCAATGCACCTGTGATCATTGTTGTCTGGTTAATGGAGAAATTTTCCTCCCGTTGTGGTGATATACGACGAATTGACCGCATAAGTGTCTTCGCTTCGCTCTCAGCCTCGCCAAGCGTGTAGTTTGATTTAATAACCATCGCTATACTTGGTGAGAAATTATCATAGTTGACCAAATTTCTCGCCAGCTCGAAAGGAATAAAGGCTGTATCATCCGGAGAGGTATTAATCAATACACCATTTCCTTCTTTCTTTAATACACCAATGACCTGAATTTTTCGGCCTAACATATTGATATATTTGCCAACAGGCTCCTCATTCGGAAAAAGCCCCTCTGCAATATTTGCTCCCAATACAGTCACAAGGGCTCCTCCCCTCGACTCACTTTCAGCAAAGTAACGACCATCTACAATATTCAAATTTTGAATGTAAAGATTTTCGTAAGTCGCAGCATTAACCGATGAGCCTTGGGCCGAATTATTTTTATATTTTATAGTCGTATTGCCGATATTGATCATATACGCCATATACTCGGCCGTCGTCATCCGACTTTTTAAATCCAGGTAATTATTGTATGTGGGCTCAGGTCTATTCAAGTATTTCCACCAAGGGAAATTTGGGCCGCCATCCCAGGGCCATTTTTCGATATAGAGTGTTTTACTGCCAATCTTCTTGACTGATTCCTCTATATTATTTCTTAGGGTATCTACCGCAGAAAATACACCAATAATCGTAAAAATACCGATGGTAACACCTAGCAACGATAGTAGGGTGCGTGTACGATTGTCTTTTAATGCCGAAAAAGCAAACTGACAACTCTCCAATATCAATCTAAAAAATAGCATAATTGTATTCTAAAATACAATATAGTTTTGATTTAATGTCAAAATCCCCAAAAATATATACATTAATTAGAAATATGGCCTCTCTATACCCGAAAAAGTTATAACTTTGTATGCTTTTGGCAGCCTGGTATTCGGTGCACTGTAATGCACTGAAAGGCAGATATTAATATATACTATTATTAAAGATGAAGTTATCACAATTTAAATTCAACTTACCAGAATCATTACTTGCTTCTGAACCTTCTGAAAATCGTGACGAATCACGCTTGATGGTCTTACACAGAGATACTGGTAAAATTGAACACAAAATTTTCAAAGATGTATTGGATTATTTCGATGACAAAGATGTCATGATCTTAAACAATACTAAAGTTTTTCCAGCGCGCCTTTACGGAAATAAAGAAAAAACTGGAGCGACGATTGAAGTTTTCTTGTTGCGTGAATTGAACAATGAACTTCGTCTTTGGGATGTATTGGTAGACCCTGCGCGTAAAATCCGTGTAGGCAACAAATTATATTTCGGTGATGATGATTTATTGGTTGCCGAAGTGGTCGACAATACAACTTCTCGTGGCCGTACAATTAGATTTTTATTTGACGGTACCGATGAAGAGTTCCGCCGTAATATCGAAATCTTAGGTGAAACTCCGCTTCCTAAATATATCAAGCGTAAAGCTACACCGGAAGATAAATTCCGTTATCAAACGATCTATGCAAAAAATGAAGGGGCTGTCGCTGCACCTACAGCGGGACTTCACTTCTCCAGAGAGTTAATGAAACGCCTGGAACTAAAAGGTGTTGATTTTGCAGAGGTTACTCTTCACGTTGGCCTTGGAACTTTCCGTACCGTTGAAGTCGAAGATTTAACCAAACATAAGATGGATTCCGAACAGTTTATCATCACGGATGAAGCTGCACGCGTTGTCAATAGAGCGATCGACAATAAACGTCGTGTGTGTGCCGTGGGAACGACTTCCATGCGCGCGATAGAATCTTCAGTTTCTGCAGACCACCACTTAAAAGCGGCATCGGACTGGACCAGTAAGTTCATCTATCCTCCTTACGATTTCAGTATTGCAAACTCGATGATTACAAACTTCCACACGCCAGAATCTACACTTTTAGTGATGATTGCTGCTTTCGCTGGTTACGAAAACGTCATGAATGCATACGAAGTTGCTGTAAAAGAAAAATATAGATTTTATAGCTATGGCGATGCCATGTTAATTATCTAACGATCTGATATAATAAAAACTAAAAGCGTGGATGGCCTCATAACTATCCACGTTTTTTTTAAATAAAATCTTTCAATAATACCATGAACTTTGTCATAATCGTTGCTGCAGGAACCGGAAACAGGATGAAGAGCGACTTTCCAAAGCAATTTCTTAACTTGAATGGACTGCCGATCGTGATGCATACTATTGATCGCTTTTCGCAGTCCAACACCATTTCAGAAGTTATATTGGTGATCAGTGAAGCAATGGAAAGCTATTGGAACGAATTATGTGTAAAGTATCAATTTGACAGCCCAATACATGTTACATTTGGCGGAAGAACTCGTTTTGAAAGTGTAAAGAACGGTATAGATTACATTAAACAAAACTTCGACATTGGCCCCAAAGATTATATTGCCGTACACGATGGAGCCCGTCCAATTATTTCAGACGAGTTAATTAGAAAGGCTTTTCAGGGAGCTTACGAACATCAGGCAATTGTATTGGCACAAAAGAGTGTCGAATCGGTGCGTTTAGGCGATATGTCCACAAATACCGCCGCAGATAGAAATCAGATTTGGTTAATACAAACGCCGCAAGTCTTCCTTGGCAAACTGTTATTAAAATCCTATCAACAAGATGAGGATCCCCTCTTTACCGATGATGCTTCCGTGGTAGAAAAAACGGGCAAAAATATTCATATTGTTGAAGGTGATTCCAGGAATATAAAAATCACCTATCCCCAAGACTTACAAATTGCCCAACTTTATTTGAAACTAATTTAAATGGATTTTAAGCATTGCCCCGAATGACACGTAACAATACCACGATAATTGCGATCACTAAAAGAATGTGGATGATATTATTCCCAGCCGCATAACCTCCAAAAAAACTAATCGCCCAGATGATAACCAAAACAACGGCGATGATGTACAATAGATTTCCCATTTTCTTATAATTTTAATACCTTATTTTATTTTTATAGGTATAACAACGAAAAAAGGACTATAGTTTTAGATTTAAGAGATTAGGATATATCCAACTGCAATCTATCATAGGCGAGAAACATATTTTCAGGCAGTTCCTTGGAAACAACCTCATGCAGGCCCATTCGATGCCCAATATGCGTAAAATAGGTTTTGTCGGCATGAATATCATAGGCAAATTCAATCGCCTCTTCCAAGGTTAAGTGTGAAATATGGGATTCCTTCTGTAAAGCATTTACAACAAGAATCTTTACTCCTTCCAATAATTTTCTTGATTCGTCAGAAATGAATTTGGCATCGGTAATATAGGCGAAATCTCCAATTCGAAAGCCCAACACAGGCATTTTATAATGCAGAACCTCGATAGGCATAATTTCCTTTCCGAATAAAGGCAATGGCACACCGGCCTTTATCTCTTCCAAGTCCAGCCTAGGGGCTCCTGGGTATTTAACTTCCGTAAATGCATAATAAAATTCACGCCTTAGCGCTTCGTGAAGTGCTTCGGTGCCGTAAATTGAAATAGAACTATGCTGCTGATAATTAAAAGCTCTGACATCGTCCAGTCCGGCAATATGATCTTTATGTGAATGCGTCATTAATACGGCGTCCAAATGCATAACTTTCTCGCGAAGCATCTGGTATCTAAAATCAGGACCAGTATCGACAACCAATGTCCGCTGATTATATTCAATAAGAATAGAAGAACGTAATCTCTTGTCACGTTTGTCTTCAGACTGACAGACCTGACATTGGCACGCTATAACAGGTACGCCTTGTGATGTTCCGGTTCCTAAAAATGTTATTCTCAAGCTACAATTTTTGATTTCAACACATCTTCATACAGTGGAAGAAGTTTTTCAGAAATAGCCTCCGGATCAATCTCAATATCCAGCAATATGTTCCACAACGACTGGATTTTTATTTCAAGATTCGAAAACTTATTGACTACTACAACTTTTGTTGTCTGCAACATACAGGCACCCGTACGAAAAGAGCCCTTCTCGTACCTCACTTTATACCCCTGCTCTTTGAAAAACTCCTCTATCTTCGCTAAACTGCTTTGTGTAAACGGTAACAAAATCGCTCCTCCTTTTAAATTTCTACCTCAGTCTCCCAAACTTAGATAAATTTGATTTTATATACAAATAAAATCACGACAGTCAATCAATCAGCCAACTTAAGGAGTTCATTGCCAAAAGTATCCCAGCTATATTTCTTTTTCTCGTCAATAATATTTGTTCTAAATTGTTCTTCTTTATCGTGATGGTAAAATGAAAAAATGCCGTCGGCTATTTGGCGGGCATCAGGTTCCACCACATAACCGACATAGCCATCTTGAACTAATTCGGGCAATCCACCGACGTTACTGACAATCATCGGTAAATCAAAATGATAAGCAACCTGTGTAATTCCACTCTGCGTAGCACTACGATAGGGCAACACCACACAATCTGCAGCTGAAAAATACCGGCCAACTTCCTGATTAGGAATAAAATCAGTATGCATAAAAATAAACTCTTCCAGTTTATACTTTTTTATAAGATCCAAATAAGGGACTGGATCACCATAAAATTCACCCGCCAGCAACAATTTCACCCCAAGGGCACGTATTCTGGAATCAGCCAGTGCCTCCAAGAGGATATCCAAACCCTTGTATTGACGAATAAAACCAAAAAACAATACGACTTTATCCCCCTCGGCAATCTTAAGTAAACGACGTGCTTCCTTTTTACTCTGATGTACACCATAATTATCATAGAGTGGATGCGGCGTATATACCGCTGGCATTTGAGGGCTTAACATTTTCAGATCTGCCAGCACACTTTTACTCATGGTGAGACAGGCATCAACAGACTTTAAAAAATAACGAATCAACAAGCTATCCCCTATCCGTTGTTCATGAGGAATTATATTATCAGCGATGCATACAATTTTAGTATGTTTATTTTTTCGAACTTGTCGTTGAATTGTTCCTAGACAAGGTCCAAAAAATGGCATCCAAAACCGCACAATAAGCAAATCATAATTTGCCTTTTTTAGTTCTTTACCAACCTTAATCCAATTAAATGGATTAATTGAATTGACCGTGGTCTTAATATGAAGGCCAGTTGGTGCTGGCTCATCCGAATATTGTGACTTTCCGGGAAAAAGGAAATTAGGATACTGTAGGCTAAAAGAATAGATGTCCACCTCATGCCCTACCTCCTGAAGGTGAACTGCCAATCGTTCATTAAAAGACGCTATCCCACCTCCTCTTAAAGGATAGGCGGATCCTAAAATCACAATTCGCATATTATTTTAAATGACCTTCTCAATTTGATAATCATTCCGGTCGGAGCTACTTCTTGACACTAACTCCGCTAAAAACCCCGTCAGAAATAATTGTGTCCCCAAAATAATCGCCGTCAGCGCAAAGAAAAATAAAGGTTGGTCGGTTATATCTCTAAATGGTGTACCGCTAGCGATACTCATCAGTTTGTGGCAAATCAGATAGATAGAGATAAATAAACCCGCAAGAAAACTGATCACGCCCATAACACCAAAAAAGTGCATCGGCCTTTTCGAAAATTTCCCGACAAAAAATATGGATAATAAATCCAAGAAACCTTTTACAAAACGGCCCGGTCCAAATTTGGTTGTACCGTATTTACGTGGGTAATGCTGTACAACCTGTTCCTGTATATTGGTAAATCCAGCCCATTTCGCAATAACGGGTATATAACGATGCATCTCGCCATAAACCTCGATGTTTTTAACAACATCTTTTTTATACGCTTTAAGACCGCAATTAAAATCATGCAGGTTATAAATTCCAGACATAGACCTTGTCACCCCATTGAATAATTTGGTTGGGATTGTTTTGGTCAATGGATCATAGCGCTTTTGCTTCCAACCCGATACTAAATCTGCTCCCTTGTTTACGATCCGGTCATAGAGCTCAGGAATCTCATCTGGACTATCCTGTAGATCCGCATCCATTGTAATAACTACATCGCCCTGAGCCGCAGCAAAGCCCACATTTAAAGCCGCAGATTTTCCGTAATTGCGTCGGAACTTTATCGCAGAAATATTCGTATTCTTTAACTTCAACTCTTCAATAACCTTCCAGGAATTATCTTTGCTCCCATCATCAAC
The Sphingobacterium multivorum genome window above contains:
- a CDS encoding YARHG domain-containing protein; translated protein: MKKNLCLLLLLGAVLGCKDGKSKKNEAAERKDSVIIDREAHQELYGNWVGDFVVDESTLGEDEGLPTTDYAPKINLTIKKITDKGAVYGQNVVKGNLRSFVGKLEENGADIRLLLDEPGDRKSDGRFEIKLNHDTLIGNWSAYDQGVKIKKRNFKLLKKQFAYNPNLMLKNQDGEEGTLVDWINEKRKEETDVDGDSTYTYIIQYYRSASPAVFTVNASKQKLTEKDLKNLKKLDLEIIRNTIFARHGYAFTKPSIRQFFEPVDWYVPISKDVSADLSQLEKDNIALLTRFEKYATDNYDTFGR
- a CDS encoding DUF2306 domain-containing protein; its protein translation is MAEITFRYRGFSLDANFLMIKQTEIESLWWYRYVFYIHVCTAIFALPAGFTQFNTYLLNKYPRVHRSIGYLYVFAILVFAAPSGLFIGSVANGGLTAIVAFELLGLGWFYFTWRAVRLASQRKFDKHRDFMIRSFALTCSALTLRFWKVALVYLFQPNPMDVYQIIAWLGWIPNLLLAEFIIYQKNHKL
- a CDS encoding ABC transporter permease — encoded protein: MLFFRLILESCQFAFSALKDNRTRTLLSLLGVTIGIFTIIGVFSAVDTLRNNIEESVKKIGSKTLYIEKWPWDGGPNFPWWKYLNRPEPTYNNYLDLKSRMTTAEYMAYMINIGNTTIKYKNNSAQGSSVNAATYENLYIQNLNIVDGRYFAESESRGGALVTVLGANIAEGLFPNEEPVGKYINMLGRKIQVIGVLKKEGNGVLINTSPDDTAFIPFELARNLVNYDNFSPSIAMVIKSNYTLGEAESEAKTLMRSIRRISPQREENFSINQTTMITGALDQLFGIINLAGFSIGIFSILVGGFGIANIMFVSVKERTHIIGIQKALGAKDFFILSQFLVESIVLCLLGGGIGLVVVYFLAFVVQAATGVAIVVSLKMVMLTVSLSTFIGLISGIVPALMASRLDPVEAIRSK
- the queA gene encoding tRNA preQ1(34) S-adenosylmethionine ribosyltransferase-isomerase QueA, translated to MKLSQFKFNLPESLLASEPSENRDESRLMVLHRDTGKIEHKIFKDVLDYFDDKDVMILNNTKVFPARLYGNKEKTGATIEVFLLRELNNELRLWDVLVDPARKIRVGNKLYFGDDDLLVAEVVDNTTSRGRTIRFLFDGTDEEFRRNIEILGETPLPKYIKRKATPEDKFRYQTIYAKNEGAVAAPTAGLHFSRELMKRLELKGVDFAEVTLHVGLGTFRTVEVEDLTKHKMDSEQFIITDEAARVVNRAIDNKRRVCAVGTTSMRAIESSVSADHHLKAASDWTSKFIYPPYDFSIANSMITNFHTPESTLLVMIAAFAGYENVMNAYEVAVKEKYRFYSYGDAMLII
- a CDS encoding 2-C-methyl-D-erythritol 4-phosphate cytidylyltransferase, with the protein product MNFVIIVAAGTGNRMKSDFPKQFLNLNGLPIVMHTIDRFSQSNTISEVILVISEAMESYWNELCVKYQFDSPIHVTFGGRTRFESVKNGIDYIKQNFDIGPKDYIAVHDGARPIISDELIRKAFQGAYEHQAIVLAQKSVESVRLGDMSTNTAADRNQIWLIQTPQVFLGKLLLKSYQQDEDPLFTDDASVVEKTGKNIHIVEGDSRNIKITYPQDLQIAQLYLKLI
- a CDS encoding lmo0937 family membrane protein, whose product is MGNLLYIIAVVLVIIWAISFFGGYAAGNNIIHILLVIAIIVVLLRVIRGNA
- a CDS encoding MBL fold metallo-hydrolase, with product MRITFLGTGTSQGVPVIACQCQVCQSEDKRDKRLRSSILIEYNQRTLVVDTGPDFRYQMLREKVMHLDAVLMTHSHKDHIAGLDDVRAFNYQQHSSISIYGTEALHEALRREFYYAFTEVKYPGAPRLDLEEIKAGVPLPLFGKEIMPIEVLHYKMPVLGFRIGDFAYITDAKFISDESRKLLEGVKILVVNALQKESHISHLTLEEAIEFAYDIHADKTYFTHIGHRMGLHEVVSKELPENMFLAYDRLQLDIS
- a CDS encoding glycosyltransferase, producing MRIVILGSAYPLRGGGIASFNERLAVHLQEVGHEVDIYSFSLQYPNFLFPGKSQYSDEPAPTGLHIKTTVNSINPFNWIKVGKELKKANYDLLIVRFWMPFFGPCLGTIQRQVRKNKHTKIVCIADNIIPHEQRIGDSLLIRYFLKSVDACLTMSKSVLADLKMLSPQMPAVYTPHPLYDNYGVHQSKKEARRLLKIAEGDKVVLFFGFIRQYKGLDILLEALADSRIRALGVKLLLAGEFYGDPVPYLDLIKKYKLEEFIFMHTDFIPNQEVGRYFSAADCVVLPYRSATQSGITQVAYHFDLPMIVSNVGGLPELVQDGYVGYVVEPDARQIADGIFSFYHHDKEEQFRTNIIDEKKKYSWDTFGNELLKLAD
- a CDS encoding glycosyltransferase family 2 protein, with the protein product MDISVVVPLFNEEESLPELTAWIDRVMAANHFSYEIILVDDGSKDNSWKVIEELKLKNTNISAIKFRRNYGKSAALNVGFAAAQGDVVITMDADLQDSPDEIPELYDRIVNKGADLVSGWKQKRYDPLTKTIPTKLFNGVTRSMSGIYNLHDFNCGLKAYKKDVVKNIEVYGEMHRYIPVIAKWAGFTNIQEQVVQHYPRKYGTTKFGPGRFVKGFLDLLSIFFVGKFSKRPMHFFGVMGVISFLAGLFISIYLICHKLMSIASGTPFRDITDQPLFFFALTAIILGTQLFLTGFLAELVSRSSSDRNDYQIEKVI